A window from Thalassophryne amazonica chromosome 15, fThaAma1.1, whole genome shotgun sequence encodes these proteins:
- the glb1 gene encoding beta-galactosidase: MFVLRTLLLLLLCEYSLGASRSFTIDYQNDCFKKDGEEFRYISGSIHYSRIPRAYWKDRLLKMYMAGLNAIQTYIPWNYHEKIPGQYNFSGDRDLEYFLQLAHDIGLLVILRPGPYICAEWDMGGLPAWLLNKKDIVLRSSDPDYLGAVDKWMGKLLPMMRPFLYQSGGPIITVQVENEYGSYFACDYNYMRHLKNLFRSHLGEEVVLFTTDGPKVHFLQCGSIQGLYATVDFGPGSNMTAAFDVQRQAEPHGPLVNSEFYVGWLDHWGKQHYVVSSTKVAISLNAILAQKANVNMYMFIGGTNFGYWNGANSPYLPQPTSYDYDAPLTEAGDLTEKYFVIREVIKMYRTIPEGPVPPTTPKFAYGLVKMKKLQTVSDALEILSFSGPVKSTYPLKFIDLHQAFGYVLYRTKLPVTCTTPTSLWVPLDGVHDRAYVSVDGVAAGILERNTVLSINVTGKAGSQVDILVENMGRINYGSQINDFKGLVSNLTLGTEMLTNWTVYSLSIDAAVSHNLFSATKPTLTNTHQPAPPSLPTFYKGTFIIPDGIPDLPQDTYVKLPNWTKGQIWINGFNLGRYWPSRGPQVTLFVPTTILSTVAPNNVTVLELENAPCTPGPCTVEFTATPILNATVKDDGMRHREPFIKDDLL, from the exons atgtttgtgctcagaacgctcctcctgctgctgctgtgtgaataCTCA CTCGGTGCATCTCGTTCATTCACCATAGACTACCAGAATGACTGCTTTAAGAAAGATGGCGAAGAGTTTCGTTACATATCAGGAAGCATCCATTACAGCAGAATCCCCAGAGCCTATTGGAAAGATCGACTTCTCAAGATGTACATGGCCGGACTGAACGCCATTCAGAC GTACATCCCTTGGAACTACCATGAGAAGATTCCAGGCCAGTATAACTTTAGTGGAGACAGGGACTTGGAGTATTTCCTTCAGCTGGCCCATGACATTGGTTTACTGGTAATTCTTCGGCCCGGACCCTACATATGTGCAGAGTGGGACATG GGTGGCTTGCCTGCCTGGCTTCTAAACAAGAAAGACATTGTACTGCGGTCTTCAGATCCAG ATTACCTTGGGGCAGTGGATAAGTGGATGGGGAAGTTGCTGCCCATGATGAGGCCTTTTCTCTACCAGAGCGGTGGTCCTATTATCACTGTGCAG GTAGAGAATGAATATGGCAGTTACTTTGCGTGTGACTACAACTACATGCGTCACTTGAAAAACCTATTTCGGTCCCACTTGGGGGAGGAGGTGGTGCTTTTCACTACAGATGGGCCGAAAGTTCACTTCCTCCAGTGTGGCTCAATACAAGGTCTCTATGCTACTGTTGACTTTGGGCCAG GTTCAAATATGACCGCTGCCTTTGATGTACAGAGACAAGCCGAACCCCATGGCCCTTTG GTTAACTCAGAATTCTATGTTGGCTGGCTGGACCACTGGGGCAAACAACACTATGTTGTGTCTTCTACCAAAGTGGCCATTTCGCTTAATGCAATCCTGGCCCAAAAGGCAAACGTCAACAT GTACATGTTCATAGGAGGAACAAATTTTGGATACTGGAATG GTGCCAATAGTCCATATTTACCACAGCCAACAAGTTACGACTATGACGCCCCGCTAACAGAAGCAGGAGACCTCACAGAGAAATATTTTGTCATTAGAGAGGTGATCAAAATG TATCGGACAATACCAGAGGGACCAGTACCTCCAACAACTCCAAAGTTTGCGTACGGACTTGTTAAAATGAAGAAG CTCCAGACGGTGTCAGATGCCTTAGAAATCCTGTCTTTTTCCGGTCCTGTCAAGAGCACGTATCCTCTGAAGTTCATTGACCTGCATCAG GCATTTGGTTATGTGCTTTACAGGACAAAGCTTCCAGTCACCTGCACCACACCGACCTCACTGTGGGTCCCTCTGGACGGGGTGCACGACCGAGCATATGTTTCAGTGGACGGG GTAGCAGCAGGGATTCTTGAAAGGAACACTGTTCTATCCATCAATGTAACTGGGAAGGCTGGGAGTCAGGTGGACATATTGGTGGAAAATATGGGCCGAATCAACTATGGAAGCCAGATCAATGACTTTAAG GGCTTGGTGTCCAACTTGACTCTGGGGACAGAAATGCTCACAAATTGGACCGTGTACAGTCTCAGTATTGATGCAGCAGTGAGCCACAATCTGTTCAGCGCAACAAAACCCACACTAACAAATACACATCAGCCTGCTCCACCTTCTCTTCCAACCTTCTACAAGGGCACCTTCATCATTCCGGATGGAATTCCAGACCTTCCTCAGGACACTTACGTCAAACTGCCCAACTGGACAAAA GGGCAAATTTGGATCAACGGTTTCAACTTGGGGCGTTACTGGCCAAGTCGAGGTCCTCAGGTGACGCTTTTTGTTCCCACCACTATCCTCAGCACAGTGGCACCAAACAATGTGACTGTTTTAGAACTGGAAAATGCTCCGTGCACCCCAGGACCTTGCACTGTGGAGTTTACTGCCACCCCTATTTTGAATGCCACAGTCAAGGATGACGGCATGCGGCACAGGGAGCCATTTATTAAAGATGATTTATTGTAA